The following proteins are co-located in the Echinicola sp. 20G genome:
- a CDS encoding lipopolysaccharide assembly protein LapB: MSNSSRIEQLLQFAKEEPDNPFNLYALALEYQKTDPNQAVGYFEKLLSEHSDYLPTYYHAGALFTELEELEKAKATYESGIQLADKQENQHALRELKNAYQNFLFENDLG; encoded by the coding sequence ATGAGCAATTCCTCCCGAATTGAGCAACTGTTACAATTTGCAAAAGAAGAACCAGACAACCCATTCAACCTTTATGCATTGGCCCTGGAATACCAAAAAACAGATCCTAACCAGGCGGTTGGTTATTTTGAAAAACTGCTTTCAGAACATAGTGATTATCTACCTACTTATTATCACGCCGGAGCCTTATTCACTGAATTAGAGGAACTTGAAAAAGCAAAAGCAACCTATGAATCTGGCATCCAACTGGCTGACAAACAAGAAAACCAGCACGCTTTGAGAGAGTTGAAAAATGCCTACCAAAACTTTCTGTTTGAAAATGACCTGGGCTAA
- a CDS encoding electron transfer flavoprotein subunit beta/FixA family protein, giving the protein MKILVCITHVPDTTSKIQFTDNNTQFDKTGVQFIIGPYDDYALARAVELRDQTSGSLTVLNVGEAETEPTLRKALAIGADEAIRVNAFPSDSLFVANQIAHYAKEGGYDLILMGRESIDFNGGMVHGMVAEMLGMPSISPVMKLDLEGETAKLAREIEGGKEYLEVNLPFVAGCQEPIAEWKIPNMRGIMSARTKPLNVVEAVSEDAATKTISYELPPAKGAVKLIDKDNVEELVQLLQNEAKVL; this is encoded by the coding sequence ATGAAAATTCTGGTTTGTATTACCCACGTACCGGATACAACATCCAAGATTCAATTTACTGACAATAATACCCAATTCGATAAAACAGGTGTTCAGTTCATCATTGGACCATATGACGACTATGCCTTGGCGAGGGCGGTAGAGCTCCGTGATCAAACATCGGGAAGCCTTACTGTGTTGAATGTGGGAGAGGCCGAAACTGAGCCAACCTTAAGGAAAGCTTTGGCGATTGGTGCTGATGAAGCCATAAGAGTCAACGCATTTCCTTCAGATTCACTTTTTGTTGCCAACCAAATCGCCCACTATGCCAAAGAAGGTGGTTATGATTTGATTTTAATGGGAAGAGAATCTATCGACTTTAATGGTGGTATGGTGCATGGGATGGTAGCTGAAATGTTGGGAATGCCATCTATTTCACCAGTGATGAAACTAGACCTTGAAGGAGAAACAGCAAAACTAGCCCGAGAAATAGAAGGAGGGAAGGAATATTTGGAAGTAAATCTCCCTTTTGTGGCTGGCTGTCAAGAGCCTATTGCTGAGTGGAAAATCCCTAATATGAGAGGGATCATGTCTGCCAGGACCAAGCCATTGAACGTGGTGGAAGCTGTCAGTGAGGACGCTGCCACTAAAACCATTTCTTATGAGCTTCCTCCTGCTAAAGGAGCAGTGAAGCTGATTGATAAGGACAATGTTGAAGAATTGGTCCAACTTTTACAAAATGAAGCGAAAGTGCTTTAA
- a CDS encoding electron transfer flavoprotein subunit alpha/FixB family protein: protein MSILVYIEHADGAVKKTSLEALSYAKALAEKEGKEVTAVALGTIDQGALAKAGSAGAAKVLQVEDDKLNAGIIQAHANVVAQAFEKVGADTLVLAKSSLGDAVAARLTIKLNAGLVSNVVALPETDGGYKVKRSIYTGKAFAYSEITTANKILAVKKNAVALKVDGADAPVEKLEVTLSDSDFAAKITSTDKATDEISLPEADIIVSGGRGMKGPENWNLIEDLAKAMGAATGCSKPVSDSGWRPHHEHVGQTGVKVAPSLYVAVGISGAIQHLAGVNASKYIVVINKDPEAPFFKAADYGIVGDAFEVLPKLTEAVKAIK, encoded by the coding sequence ATGTCTATTTTAGTATATATCGAGCATGCGGATGGTGCTGTTAAAAAAACATCCTTGGAAGCGTTATCTTATGCCAAAGCTTTAGCTGAAAAAGAAGGAAAGGAAGTTACTGCAGTGGCTTTAGGGACAATAGACCAAGGGGCACTTGCAAAGGCAGGTAGTGCCGGTGCTGCTAAAGTATTGCAGGTAGAAGATGATAAGCTCAATGCAGGCATCATTCAGGCTCATGCCAATGTGGTGGCTCAGGCTTTTGAAAAAGTAGGGGCAGACACTTTGGTACTGGCCAAGTCTTCATTGGGAGATGCTGTAGCTGCTAGATTGACCATAAAGCTAAATGCTGGCCTAGTGTCCAATGTGGTAGCATTGCCTGAAACAGATGGTGGTTATAAAGTGAAGAGAAGCATCTATACCGGTAAAGCGTTTGCTTATTCAGAAATTACCACTGCCAATAAAATTCTTGCTGTAAAGAAAAATGCAGTTGCCTTAAAGGTCGATGGAGCCGATGCTCCGGTCGAAAAATTGGAAGTGACATTATCAGATTCGGATTTTGCTGCTAAAATTACCTCTACTGATAAAGCTACAGATGAGATTTCGTTACCTGAAGCAGATATTATTGTATCTGGTGGTAGAGGGATGAAAGGACCGGAAAACTGGAACCTTATTGAAGATTTGGCTAAGGCCATGGGAGCGGCTACTGGATGCTCCAAGCCAGTTTCGGACAGTGGTTGGAGACCTCACCATGAACACGTTGGACAGACAGGTGTGAAAGTTGCACCGAGTTTGTATGTAGCGGTTGGAATTTCAGGTGCTATTCAGCATCTTGCAGGAGTCAATGCTTCTAAATATATTGTAGTGATCAATAAAGATCCTGAAGCCCCATTTTTCAAGGCAGCAGATTATGGAATTGTAGGGGATGCTTTTGAAGTTTTGCCTAAATTAACTGAAGCTGTCAAGGCGATAAAGTAA
- a CDS encoding bifunctional nuclease family protein: MENTVELEILGLSSNHSQSGSFTLVMGETTGTRRLPIVIGMFEAQAIAIEIEKIVPNRPMTHDLFKSFASNFEFSVDHILVSDMREGVFYAKIVCKDGKKTVEIDARPSDAIAIAVRFDAPIYCEQKVMSEAAIEFNEEDESKEAETQASKKSKNSPAKSQQHEALKDYSLDKLNQMLDKAINSEDYERAARIRDEINRRN; this comes from the coding sequence GTGGAGAATACTGTAGAATTAGAAATATTAGGTCTTTCATCCAATCACTCTCAGTCAGGGTCTTTTACCCTGGTTATGGGCGAAACCACAGGTACCAGAAGGTTACCTATTGTGATAGGTATGTTTGAAGCCCAGGCTATTGCCATTGAAATTGAGAAGATTGTGCCCAATAGGCCAATGACCCATGATTTATTCAAGTCTTTTGCTTCTAATTTTGAGTTCTCTGTTGATCATATTCTTGTTTCTGACATGAGGGAAGGGGTTTTTTATGCCAAGATTGTCTGCAAGGATGGAAAGAAAACCGTAGAAATCGATGCTCGACCGTCTGATGCGATTGCCATTGCGGTAAGGTTTGATGCACCGATTTACTGCGAACAAAAAGTGATGTCTGAAGCAGCCATTGAGTTCAATGAAGAAGATGAGTCCAAAGAGGCTGAGACCCAAGCGAGCAAAAAGAGCAAGAATAGTCCCGCAAAGTCACAGCAACATGAGGCATTGAAAGATTATAGTTTGGATAAGCTGAACCAGATGTTGGATAAAGCCATCAATAGTGAGGACTATGAAAGAGCTGCAAGGATTAGAGATGAAATAAATCGGAGAAATTAA
- a CDS encoding NupC/NupG family nucleoside CNT transporter, whose amino-acid sequence MDYIRGLIGIIALLGVAFLFSTNKKAIDWKLVGIGVILQAVFGFLITKVEFVENIFSTISRGFVKLLSFAQAGAIFLFGDLATDSFGTIFAFQVLPTIIFFSTVSAGLYYLGVLQKIVYGIAWVMSKTMRLSGAESLSAAGNIFLGQTEAPLLVRPFIPAMTRSELMCLMTGGMATIAGGVLAAYVAFLGGDDPAEQSRFASYLLGASIMNAPAAIVISKIIIPETNKEGLNDKLVVNEEGLGVNLIDAMSIGAADGLKLALNVGGMLLAFIAVIAALNYILSGVIGDFLGLNAYVVNSTNGQFEGFSLEYILGQIFRVFAWLMGVEWQDTLQVGSLLGQKTVINEFVAYSGLSEMKNADSLSPKSIVIATYALCGFSNFSSIAIQVGGIGSIAPNQQGNLSKLGMHALMAATLACMMTATIAGILFS is encoded by the coding sequence ATGGATTATATCAGAGGCTTGATAGGAATCATCGCACTTTTGGGAGTAGCCTTCCTTTTTTCCACCAACAAAAAAGCAATAGACTGGAAGCTTGTCGGGATTGGGGTGATCTTACAGGCTGTATTTGGCTTTTTGATCACTAAAGTTGAGTTTGTTGAAAATATATTTTCAACTATTAGCAGAGGGTTTGTCAAGCTCTTGAGTTTTGCCCAAGCTGGAGCCATCTTCTTGTTTGGTGATCTGGCAACAGATTCCTTTGGGACAATATTTGCTTTTCAGGTTTTGCCTACGATTATTTTCTTTTCTACTGTTTCGGCTGGACTTTATTACCTCGGTGTCCTTCAAAAAATTGTATACGGGATTGCATGGGTGATGTCCAAAACCATGCGGCTTTCCGGCGCGGAAAGTTTGTCCGCTGCAGGAAATATCTTTTTGGGTCAAACCGAGGCTCCACTCTTGGTGAGACCGTTTATTCCGGCAATGACCAGGTCAGAACTGATGTGTTTGATGACTGGAGGTATGGCGACCATAGCAGGAGGGGTGCTGGCCGCTTATGTGGCCTTTCTGGGAGGGGATGATCCAGCGGAACAAAGTCGTTTTGCTTCCTATTTATTGGGAGCGAGTATTATGAACGCACCTGCTGCGATTGTTATTTCCAAGATTATTATACCTGAAACGAATAAAGAAGGATTGAATGATAAATTGGTGGTCAATGAAGAAGGCTTAGGCGTGAATTTAATTGACGCAATGTCGATTGGTGCAGCAGATGGACTTAAGCTAGCATTGAATGTAGGGGGGATGCTATTGGCTTTTATTGCTGTGATTGCCGCATTGAACTATATTCTCTCAGGTGTTATTGGAGACTTTTTAGGGCTTAATGCGTATGTAGTGAACTCAACCAATGGCCAGTTTGAAGGGTTTTCTTTGGAGTATATTTTAGGTCAAATCTTTAGGGTCTTTGCTTGGCTAATGGGAGTGGAGTGGCAGGATACGCTTCAGGTAGGTTCCTTGTTGGGACAGAAGACGGTTATCAATGAGTTTGTCGCTTATTCGGGACTTTCGGAAATGAAGAATGCTGATTCGCTTTCACCAAAATCGATTGTTATTGCGACCTATGCTTTGTGTGGTTTCTCTAATTTCAGTTCTATTGCCATTCAGGTGGGAGGGATTGGAAGTATTGCTCCCAATCAGCAGGGGAACCTTTCTAAGTTGGGGATGCATGCCTTAATGGCCGCTACTTTGGCTTGCATGATGACAGCCACTATTGCCGGTATCTTGTTTAGTTAA